The Corynebacterium vitaeruminis DSM 20294 genome window below encodes:
- a CDS encoding glycosyltransferase, giving the protein MRILHVSECMSGGTATAVIGYAKGLDTQEHFLLANARRAHGGMIKIPQGIFSAIRELPTGHVEATMAVVKAAKEFSPDLIHAHSSFGGAYARLATLVPGMPKVPIVYTPHGLSFSRGDISTWKKLVFKGMETLLAPLTDVFAGCSTNESTQLKALWPWGKHVCVPNAIPDEKKVSLKQWESPSQRKIAVLGRISPARNPELFASIAKLVQADPDLRDVTVAWIGDGPEELRSKLIEAGVQVTGWIDPAQVVEELGSLSVLVHTARWDGFPMAVLEARALGVPTIVSDIPALFECPRDARFASAEGAVSAIKKLLASPEAFDWSEVEGFYNQTTQIEKLKVAYGLHTTGDQQ; this is encoded by the coding sequence ATGAGGATATTGCACGTCTCTGAATGCATGTCGGGAGGAACTGCTACGGCGGTCATTGGGTACGCCAAAGGACTAGATACCCAAGAGCACTTCTTGCTTGCCAATGCGCGCCGTGCGCACGGCGGAATGATCAAGATTCCTCAAGGGATTTTTTCCGCTATCAGAGAGCTTCCCACAGGGCACGTGGAAGCGACCATGGCCGTCGTTAAGGCGGCTAAAGAGTTCTCGCCTGACCTGATCCACGCTCATTCAAGTTTCGGCGGAGCATACGCTCGATTGGCTACGTTGGTGCCTGGAATGCCCAAGGTTCCCATCGTGTATACGCCACATGGGCTTTCTTTTTCGCGCGGCGACATATCCACGTGGAAGAAGCTGGTTTTTAAGGGCATGGAAACATTGTTAGCTCCTCTCACGGACGTCTTTGCCGGATGCTCAACCAACGAATCCACCCAGCTGAAGGCCCTTTGGCCTTGGGGAAAACACGTCTGCGTCCCAAACGCGATACCAGATGAGAAGAAGGTGAGCCTCAAACAATGGGAGTCGCCGAGCCAACGGAAAATTGCAGTACTTGGAAGGATATCCCCCGCTCGGAATCCTGAGTTGTTCGCTTCAATAGCGAAGTTGGTTCAGGCGGACCCAGATCTTCGTGACGTTACCGTGGCGTGGATCGGAGATGGTCCTGAAGAGCTTCGCTCGAAGCTGATCGAGGCAGGTGTCCAGGTGACCGGTTGGATCGATCCCGCCCAAGTTGTAGAAGAGCTCGGCTCACTTTCGGTCTTGGTGCACACGGCTCGGTGGGATGGCTTTCCCATGGCAGTTTTGGAAGCTCGGGCGTTGGGTGTGCCGACCATCGTTTCTGATATCCCAGCATTGTTCGAATGTCCGAGGGATGCCCGCTTCGCGTCAGCCGAAGGAGCGGTGTCGGCCATCAAGAAGCTTCTTGCATCGCCCGAGGCTTTTGATTGGTCCGAGGTCGAGGGCTTTTACAATCAAACAACGCAAATTGAAAAACTCAAGGTTGCATACGGGTTGCATACGACTGGAGACCAACAATGA
- a CDS encoding sugar transferase, which produces MLIDIVAILVALSIAIAEDKTPGQLPVLAIMLVGWIFIIWTQRGYTFHSRIQRVGMRSTFVASVIVLSITGFWSVLVDEPQVMRSLVLIGIPLGTILLLIGRVISSEINKSLRRRRPSKLLLLGRVRDINDILGRDPSSRFPFHEVSAILVTDPQNLGLLQSPPNCKVEPFLLGKSIGEAASEEECDSVWVASVNDFGHKNLRRLMWSLREQNIRLYLEPMIEGTSGTRINSERIGPRASLHIEPPRFDAANGYAKRFVDVVLSAAILMLVSPVFLATAIAIKLEDGGPVFYKSERIGIYGNPYKVWKFRSMAEDADKRAQALIDANGGGALLFKMKDDPRVTRVGKFIRKYSIDELPQFFNTLNGTMSIVGPRPQVQREVNEYDIDMRMRLEVRPGITGLWQVSGRSDLSPAQAQALDLYYVDNWSPLLDLKIFFQTFRAVLRSEGAY; this is translated from the coding sequence TTGTTAATCGACATCGTTGCTATTCTTGTCGCGCTTTCGATCGCCATCGCGGAAGACAAGACACCTGGTCAACTCCCTGTCTTGGCAATCATGCTTGTGGGTTGGATCTTCATTATCTGGACCCAGCGAGGCTATACATTTCACTCTAGGATTCAACGAGTTGGCATGCGCAGCACATTTGTTGCATCCGTTATTGTGCTTTCGATAACAGGGTTTTGGAGTGTTTTGGTTGATGAACCGCAAGTTATGAGGTCACTTGTCCTGATTGGAATCCCACTCGGCACGATCTTATTGCTTATAGGGAGGGTGATTAGTTCCGAGATAAATAAGAGTCTCAGGCGCCGTCGTCCATCCAAGTTGCTCCTGCTCGGCCGCGTTCGAGACATCAACGATATTCTCGGAAGGGACCCGTCATCTCGCTTCCCGTTCCACGAAGTAAGCGCAATCTTGGTTACGGATCCGCAAAACTTGGGCTTACTTCAAAGCCCCCCAAATTGCAAGGTTGAGCCCTTCCTGTTGGGCAAGTCGATCGGTGAGGCGGCCTCCGAGGAAGAGTGTGATTCCGTATGGGTTGCATCCGTCAACGACTTCGGGCATAAGAATCTTCGTCGACTCATGTGGAGCCTTCGCGAGCAGAATATCCGGCTTTACCTCGAACCGATGATTGAGGGAACATCTGGTACTCGAATTAACTCGGAACGGATTGGCCCACGTGCTTCCCTCCACATCGAGCCACCTCGTTTCGATGCTGCAAATGGCTACGCGAAACGATTCGTGGATGTCGTTCTTAGCGCAGCAATTTTAATGCTAGTTTCGCCTGTGTTCTTGGCAACAGCAATCGCAATCAAGCTGGAAGATGGCGGACCAGTCTTTTACAAGAGCGAGCGGATCGGAATTTACGGGAATCCGTACAAAGTTTGGAAGTTTCGGTCGATGGCCGAAGACGCGGACAAGCGTGCTCAAGCGCTCATCGACGCCAACGGAGGCGGAGCGTTGCTTTTCAAGATGAAGGACGATCCCCGAGTGACGCGAGTGGGAAAGTTCATTCGAAAGTATTCGATTGACGAGCTTCCTCAGTTTTTTAACACGCTTAATGGAACGATGAGCATCGTTGGCCCAAGACCACAGGTGCAGCGAGAAGTCAATGAGTATGACATTGATATGAGAATGCGTTTGGAAGTGCGTCCGGGCATCACCGGCCTGTGGCAAGTGAGTGGAAGATCTGACCTGAGCCCGGCGCAAGCTCAGGCACTTGATCTTTACTATGTGGACAATTGGTCGCCACTGCTTGATCTCAAGATCTTTTTTCAAACCTTTCGTGCAGTTTTGCGCTCTGAGGGTGCTTACTAG
- a CDS encoding glycosyltransferase: MGNSSKVLWVHWGRTGGGPRFLYELAKGDLQVSEPGSQFISFNPDAEIAGRLRELPVPSLHVKTYQSKIGVVLGLPRLIWNSVRLRLWIRRNKIQVVVGVMESVYQSLAVPLCIPQSVHYIAGIHDGQHHPGESSLVQQLGRHLELWRADQVLTFSNEVASIVGQQTAVPIIVAEHPPFGITAQSIITPRAFPENRPVVIGLFGRLQEYKGIGLLLEAARLLRSDPEFKNLPEFEIRIVGNGPCAKLQNSTNGQEASWDIRWIPESEVDNIVSSFDIMVLPYTEASQSGPLGLALAQAIPCVVTPQGALPAQAEDFGVVAENMTPIAFARAISKVISTSVAYEVLSMCAVNKLANSPMWKGLAGQVRKEALKG, encoded by the coding sequence ATGGGCAATTCATCAAAGGTTTTATGGGTCCATTGGGGACGAACCGGAGGCGGCCCCCGTTTCCTATACGAACTGGCCAAGGGTGATCTGCAAGTCTCCGAACCAGGTTCCCAGTTCATTTCGTTCAACCCAGATGCGGAAATCGCAGGCAGGCTGAGAGAACTCCCAGTACCATCGCTGCACGTAAAAACATATCAATCCAAGATTGGCGTTGTCTTGGGTCTCCCCCGCCTGATTTGGAATTCGGTCAGACTTCGCCTTTGGATCAGACGCAATAAGATCCAAGTCGTCGTTGGCGTAATGGAGAGTGTCTACCAAAGCCTTGCGGTACCTCTGTGTATTCCACAATCAGTGCACTACATCGCAGGAATCCACGACGGACAGCACCACCCCGGCGAAAGCTCGCTGGTTCAACAACTAGGTAGACACTTAGAGCTTTGGCGAGCTGATCAGGTTTTGACCTTTTCGAATGAAGTTGCCTCAATAGTAGGACAACAAACCGCGGTGCCTATCATTGTCGCGGAACACCCGCCATTTGGCATTACTGCCCAAAGCATCATTACTCCACGGGCTTTCCCCGAAAACCGCCCCGTCGTCATTGGTTTGTTTGGGAGGCTCCAAGAATACAAGGGCATTGGTCTTTTGCTAGAGGCAGCTCGGCTTCTCCGTTCTGATCCAGAATTTAAGAACCTACCTGAGTTTGAAATTCGAATTGTGGGCAATGGACCTTGTGCGAAGCTGCAGAACTCGACCAACGGCCAAGAAGCAAGCTGGGATATTCGATGGATACCTGAAAGTGAAGTTGACAACATCGTCTCATCTTTTGACATCATGGTTCTGCCCTACACTGAGGCGAGCCAGTCTGGTCCTTTGGGTCTAGCCTTAGCCCAAGCCATCCCTTGCGTGGTCACACCTCAAGGGGCTTTGCCTGCCCAGGCAGAAGATTTCGGAGTTGTAGCTGAAAATATGACTCCGATCGCCTTCGCACGGGCGATCTCAAAGGTGATTTCCACATCTGTGGCCTATGAAGTGCTTTCCATGTGCGCTGTTAACAAACTTGCTAATTCTCCCATGTGGAAGGGACTGGCTGGTCAAGTAAGGAAAGAGGCGCTCAAAGGATAA
- a CDS encoding acyl carrier protein, with amino-acid sequence MSSLQEQLAAFTAQDKQEEKAETTTAKLQRMIAGILQEDVENIDPTKSLTELGASSLDIIELAVRTEMEFKFRVDAELFPEQPGSMTVVQLASLVDDHGDRHKDTANT; translated from the coding sequence ATGTCTTCGCTCCAGGAACAGCTCGCCGCCTTCACCGCGCAGGATAAGCAGGAAGAAAAGGCAGAGACCACCACGGCCAAGCTCCAGCGCATGATCGCGGGCATCCTGCAGGAGGACGTGGAGAATATCGACCCCACGAAGTCGCTCACGGAGCTCGGCGCCAGTTCCCTCGACATCATCGAGCTGGCCGTGCGCACCGAGATGGAGTTCAAGTTCCGCGTCGATGCCGAGCTCTTCCCCGAGCAGCCCGGCAGTATGACGGTCGTGCAGCTTGCGTCGCTTGTCGACGACCATGGCGACCGCCACAAGGACACCGCGAACACCTAG
- the dnaG gene encoding DNA primase — protein MAKGRIPESDIQAIRERTPIEDIVGEYVQLKPAGADSLKGLSPFKDEKTPSFHVRPNHGYFHCFSTGKGGDVFTFLMEMEHVTFPEAVEMCAESIGYHINYQGGSTGARREEPGTRKRLIEANRAAHQFYREQLETPAAAVARQFLLDRGFSRELIHSFECGYAPEGWDTLTKYLLRKGFEFKELEAAGLSKMGKRGPIDRFHRRLLWPIKDISGNVIGFGARKLFDDDNLGKYMNTPETMLYKKSKVLFGLDMAKKDIAARHQAVVVEGYTDVMAMHAAGVTTAVASCGTAFGEEHLQLIRRLMLDDSYFRGELIYTFDGDEAGQKAAMRAFEGDQKFTGQSFVSVAPDALDPCDLRLQRGDAALRDLIADRVPMFEFVIRSMLQGFNLDNPEGRLQALRRTAPVVAQIKDKPLQDEYARLLAGWVGWLDPTEVLQEVRRAARAPRNDTRPRRIGGSDEVGVAQRMMSMPNRRDPRLWPERETLKIALQLPEYAAKVDELGLEYFTHETYREIRKAIADAGGCAGHVEGVEWISEVQAKVYDLVAQSVLSELAVEPIRYNTDDLGAHVRSTLARLQELRVGNRIAQLKSQMQRMRPTDDLQVYNRLFTELVELEKLRKHLLSEAFS, from the coding sequence ATGGCAAAGGGGCGTATTCCAGAAAGCGATATCCAGGCGATCCGCGAGCGGACGCCCATCGAGGATATCGTCGGCGAATACGTCCAGCTCAAGCCTGCAGGAGCGGACTCGCTCAAGGGCCTCAGCCCCTTCAAGGATGAGAAGACCCCGTCCTTCCACGTGCGCCCCAACCACGGCTACTTCCACTGCTTTTCCACCGGCAAGGGCGGGGATGTGTTCACCTTCCTCATGGAGATGGAGCACGTCACCTTCCCCGAGGCGGTGGAGATGTGCGCGGAGTCGATCGGCTACCACATCAACTACCAGGGCGGATCAACGGGCGCGCGCCGGGAGGAGCCCGGCACCCGAAAGCGGCTCATCGAGGCCAACCGGGCGGCGCACCAGTTTTACCGCGAGCAGCTCGAGACCCCGGCCGCGGCGGTCGCGCGCCAGTTCCTGCTGGATAGGGGATTCTCGAGGGAGCTCATCCACTCCTTCGAGTGCGGCTACGCGCCGGAGGGCTGGGACACGCTCACCAAGTACCTGCTGCGCAAGGGCTTCGAGTTCAAGGAGCTGGAGGCCGCAGGCCTGTCCAAGATGGGCAAGCGGGGCCCGATCGATCGCTTCCACCGCCGTCTCCTCTGGCCGATCAAGGACATTTCCGGCAACGTCATCGGCTTCGGCGCGCGCAAGCTCTTCGACGACGACAACCTCGGCAAGTACATGAACACGCCCGAGACGATGCTGTACAAGAAGTCGAAGGTGCTCTTCGGCCTCGACATGGCCAAGAAAGACATCGCCGCCCGCCACCAGGCCGTGGTGGTGGAGGGCTACACGGACGTCATGGCCATGCACGCCGCGGGCGTGACCACCGCCGTGGCCTCCTGCGGCACCGCCTTCGGCGAGGAACACCTCCAGCTCATCCGCCGGCTCATGCTGGACGACAGCTACTTCCGCGGCGAGCTCATCTACACCTTCGACGGCGACGAGGCCGGCCAAAAGGCCGCGATGCGCGCCTTCGAGGGCGACCAGAAGTTCACCGGGCAGTCGTTCGTCTCCGTCGCCCCCGACGCCCTCGACCCCTGCGACCTGCGCCTCCAGCGCGGCGACGCGGCCCTGCGCGACCTCATCGCCGACCGCGTGCCCATGTTCGAGTTCGTCATTCGCTCGATGCTCCAGGGCTTCAACCTGGACAACCCGGAAGGCCGCCTCCAAGCGCTGCGCCGCACCGCGCCCGTGGTCGCGCAGATCAAGGACAAGCCTCTCCAGGACGAGTACGCGCGCCTGCTCGCGGGTTGGGTCGGCTGGCTCGACCCAACCGAGGTGCTCCAGGAGGTCCGCCGGGCCGCGCGCGCCCCGCGAAACGACACCCGCCCACGCCGCATCGGCGGTAGCGACGAGGTGGGCGTGGCCCAGCGGATGATGAGCATGCCCAACCGCCGCGACCCGCGCCTGTGGCCGGAGCGGGAGACCCTCAAGATCGCCCTCCAGCTGCCGGAGTACGCCGCCAAGGTCGATGAGCTGGGGCTGGAATACTTCACCCACGAGACCTACCGGGAGATCCGCAAGGCCATCGCCGATGCGGGCGGTTGTGCTGGCCACGTCGAAGGTGTGGAGTGGATCTCCGAGGTCCAGGCGAAGGTCTACGACCTCGTCGCGCAGTCGGTGCTCTCGGAGCTCGCCGTCGAGCCGATCCGCTACAACACCGACGACCTCGGCGCCCATGTGCGCAGCACCCTCGCGCGCCTGCAGGAGCTGCGCGTGGGCAACCGGATCGCGCAGCTGAAGTCGCAGATGCAGCGCATGCGTCCCACCGACGACCTGCAGGTGTACAACCGTCTGTTCACCGAGCTCGTGGAGCTGGAGAAACTAAGAAAGCACCTACTCAGCGAGGCCTTCAGCTAG
- the glmS gene encoding glutamine--fructose-6-phosphate transaminase (isomerizing), translating to MCGIVGYVGSPEIAREHGALDVVLEGLRRLEYRGYDSAGVAVLADGSIQFRKKAGKVAALDEEIAKAPLPASTLGIGHTRWATHGAPTDANAHPHVVDNGNLAVVHNGIIENFAELKKELAEKGYNFVSETDTEVAATLLADVLATETPGDLTKAMQLTSQRLEGAFTLLAIQSQFPDRIVAARLNSPLVIGLGEGENFLSSDVSGFIDYTKDAVEMGNAQIVTITPDSYEITDFFGNPAEGKEFKVEWDAASAEKGGFASFMDKEIHDQPQAVGDTLLGRFDDKGKLTLDEVNIDEATLRSIDKIIVIACGTAAYAGHVARYAIEHWCRIPTEVELAHEFRYRDPIVTDRTLVVALSQSGETMDTLMAVRHAREQGAKVIAICNTRGSSIPREADANLYTHAGPEIAVASTKAFLAQITASYLLGLYLAQLRGNMFADEIQAVVNELKAMPEKIQQVIDGEEQVKALGTEMKDSKSVLFLGRHVGFPVALEGALKLKEIAYLHAEGFAAGELKHGPIALIEEGQPVFVIVPSPRGRDSLHAKVVSNIQEIRARGAITIVIAEEGDTAVEQFANHVIRIPQAPTLLQPLLATVPLQIFACAVATAKGYDVDQPRNLAKSVTVE from the coding sequence ATGTGTGGCATTGTCGGATATGTCGGGTCGCCGGAAATCGCCCGCGAGCATGGCGCTCTTGACGTTGTGCTCGAGGGTCTGCGCAGGCTCGAGTATCGCGGTTATGACTCCGCCGGCGTGGCAGTCCTCGCGGATGGTTCCATCCAGTTCCGCAAGAAGGCTGGCAAGGTAGCAGCCCTCGACGAGGAGATCGCCAAGGCCCCGCTTCCTGCCTCCACCCTCGGCATCGGACACACCCGCTGGGCCACCCATGGCGCCCCGACCGATGCGAATGCGCACCCGCACGTCGTCGACAACGGCAACCTCGCCGTTGTCCACAACGGCATCATCGAGAACTTCGCCGAGCTGAAGAAGGAGCTTGCGGAGAAGGGTTACAACTTCGTCTCCGAGACCGACACCGAGGTTGCGGCGACCCTGCTCGCCGACGTACTCGCCACCGAGACCCCCGGCGACCTCACCAAGGCGATGCAGCTGACCAGCCAGCGCCTCGAGGGAGCGTTCACCCTGCTGGCGATCCAGTCGCAGTTCCCGGATCGCATCGTGGCGGCGCGCCTGAACTCCCCGCTGGTCATCGGCCTGGGCGAGGGGGAGAACTTCCTCAGCTCCGACGTCTCCGGCTTCATCGACTACACCAAGGACGCCGTCGAGATGGGCAACGCCCAGATCGTCACCATCACCCCGGACTCCTACGAGATCACGGACTTCTTCGGCAACCCCGCCGAGGGCAAGGAGTTCAAGGTCGAGTGGGACGCGGCCTCCGCTGAGAAGGGCGGCTTCGCCTCCTTCATGGACAAGGAGATCCACGACCAGCCGCAGGCCGTCGGCGACACCCTCCTGGGCCGCTTCGACGACAAGGGCAAGCTCACCCTCGACGAGGTCAACATCGACGAGGCCACGCTGCGCAGCATCGACAAGATCATCGTCATCGCCTGTGGCACCGCCGCCTACGCCGGCCACGTCGCCCGCTACGCTATCGAGCACTGGTGCCGCATCCCCACTGAGGTGGAGCTGGCGCACGAGTTCCGCTACCGCGACCCGATCGTCACCGACCGCACCCTCGTGGTGGCGCTGTCCCAGTCCGGCGAGACCATGGACACCCTCATGGCCGTGCGCCACGCGCGCGAGCAGGGTGCAAAGGTCATCGCGATCTGCAACACCCGCGGATCCTCCATCCCGCGCGAGGCCGACGCCAACCTCTACACCCACGCCGGTCCGGAGATCGCCGTGGCCTCTACCAAGGCGTTCCTGGCGCAGATCACCGCCTCCTACCTGCTCGGCCTCTACCTGGCCCAGCTGCGCGGCAACATGTTCGCCGACGAGATCCAGGCCGTGGTCAACGAGCTCAAGGCCATGCCGGAGAAGATCCAGCAGGTCATCGACGGTGAGGAGCAGGTCAAGGCGCTCGGCACCGAGATGAAGGACTCCAAGTCCGTGCTCTTCCTGGGCCGCCACGTGGGCTTCCCCGTGGCGCTCGAGGGCGCGCTCAAGCTCAAGGAGATCGCGTACTTGCACGCCGAGGGCTTCGCCGCGGGCGAGCTCAAGCACGGCCCGATCGCGCTCATCGAGGAGGGGCAGCCGGTGTTCGTCATCGTGCCGTCCCCGCGCGGCCGCGACTCGCTGCACGCCAAGGTCGTCTCCAACATCCAGGAGATCCGCGCGCGCGGGGCGATCACCATCGTCATCGCGGAGGAAGGCGACACCGCCGTCGAGCAGTTTGCCAACCACGTCATCCGCATCCCGCAGGCGCCGACCCTGCTGCAGCCGCTGCTGGCCACGGTCCCGCTGCAGATCTTCGCCTGCGCCGTTGCGACGGCCAAGGGCTACGACGTCGACCAGCCGCGTAACCTCGCGAAGTCGGTGACCGTCGAGTAG
- a CDS encoding DUF726 domain-containing protein — translation MPKRTIESEAIRIDLQDNGDFTSELRSNLGRYVRVTKVGDAQSPRVEGDDSLTSNPAIVTEFWLATVAHIEASELESQIPAMSQPIDVDRAKELRSQAQEKAKYATKLAELSDLVTGEEEEGYCSACLQFVNHRTLSEKGLYLCKKCGNATAHCKVPKCENFGVASFGLLSGPVFCAEHLHQVPDFSKLDLRIDDLTQFKELQEYRVMNINRAAKLAMAGTVALAAATPLGFAAAPAIGGAIGTTFLGLTGAAATNAGLAALGMGSLAAGGLGMAGGTLVVAAAGGMLGSAAGVRALSAYLGDDDSFNITKVRDGSGVPVLILRGFLTEGKLSWRTEVRAVESAYPDSPIYTVEWGSKELKELSGFAGFAAGGGAGMVAKSIVRRASKRVAKNLPVAGAALGAIDLVSNPWHTAVNRANSTALALAAILQRTNIDECVVIGHSLGGRVALNLALAMAGVEDESKKVRLRAVHVLGGAIGQQGSWSALASDSIGEIHNYFSINDGVLGKLYAIAMPKQKAVGAVGIASTDPKVVNHNVSNEVQSHTKYYENVNLVVD, via the coding sequence ATGCCCAAGCGAACTATTGAATCCGAGGCGATCCGAATTGATCTTCAGGACAACGGTGACTTCACCAGCGAACTGCGTTCAAACCTAGGGCGATACGTCCGAGTTACCAAGGTCGGTGACGCGCAATCGCCGCGGGTTGAGGGAGACGATTCGCTGACCAGCAATCCCGCGATCGTAACCGAGTTCTGGCTGGCAACAGTGGCTCATATTGAGGCGAGCGAGCTCGAGTCGCAGATTCCCGCTATGAGCCAACCGATTGACGTCGATCGAGCAAAGGAGCTGCGTTCCCAAGCGCAGGAAAAGGCCAAGTATGCCACCAAGCTGGCAGAGCTCAGTGACCTCGTGACTGGTGAGGAAGAAGAGGGTTACTGCTCCGCTTGCCTTCAGTTCGTCAATCACCGCACACTGTCAGAAAAGGGGCTCTACCTCTGCAAGAAATGCGGAAATGCGACCGCGCATTGCAAGGTCCCTAAATGCGAGAACTTCGGCGTCGCCTCCTTTGGATTGCTCTCTGGGCCCGTGTTTTGCGCTGAGCACCTGCATCAGGTCCCGGATTTCAGCAAGCTGGACTTGCGCATCGATGATCTCACGCAGTTTAAGGAACTCCAAGAGTACCGAGTCATGAATATCAATCGTGCGGCGAAGCTCGCGATGGCGGGCACCGTTGCACTGGCTGCCGCGACACCACTGGGGTTTGCCGCTGCGCCAGCGATTGGCGGTGCCATTGGTACGACGTTCCTCGGTCTTACGGGTGCCGCCGCAACCAACGCAGGACTTGCTGCATTGGGTATGGGCTCGCTAGCCGCCGGTGGTTTGGGCATGGCAGGCGGCACCCTCGTCGTTGCCGCGGCGGGAGGGATGCTCGGGTCGGCCGCTGGGGTCAGGGCTCTCAGTGCTTACCTGGGGGACGACGATTCCTTTAACATCACTAAGGTACGTGACGGTTCGGGGGTGCCAGTGCTCATTCTGCGCGGATTCCTCACGGAGGGGAAGCTTAGCTGGCGAACTGAGGTGCGCGCTGTGGAGTCTGCCTATCCCGACTCTCCGATTTACACAGTTGAATGGGGTTCTAAGGAGCTCAAAGAGCTGTCTGGGTTCGCTGGATTTGCTGCGGGAGGTGGCGCTGGCATGGTCGCAAAGTCCATCGTGCGTCGAGCCAGCAAAAGGGTGGCTAAGAACCTTCCGGTTGCTGGAGCCGCCTTGGGCGCGATCGACCTAGTCAGTAACCCGTGGCACACCGCAGTTAACAGAGCCAATTCCACTGCTTTGGCACTTGCTGCGATCCTCCAGCGCACAAACATTGACGAATGCGTCGTCATCGGACACAGCCTCGGTGGACGTGTGGCTCTCAACCTCGCGCTCGCCATGGCTGGCGTTGAAGACGAATCGAAGAAGGTAAGGCTCCGCGCGGTCCATGTTCTCGGAGGGGCGATTGGACAACAAGGAAGCTGGTCAGCGCTGGCTTCGGACAGTATTGGAGAGATTCATAACTATTTCTCGATCAATGATGGTGTTCTAGGCAAGCTCTACGCCATCGCCATGCCCAAACAGAAGGCGGTGGGTGCGGTCGGTATCGCCAGCACGGACCCGAAGGTTGTCAACCACAACGTCAGCAACGAGGTTCAAAGCCACACCAAGTACTACGAGAACGTGAACTTGGTCGTCGATTAG
- the istB gene encoding IS21-like element helper ATPase IstB: protein MSAINYKQIDAELAHIATVLKAPRIRSTYHDTAEQARDGGWTYEEYLAAVLSVEASARQASGAQARIKRAGFPHIKTIEDFDFMVQPAIDRAKIARLETSAWIAQGCNVIFLGPPGTGKTHLAIGLGVIAARHGHRVLFDTAAGWVQQLTHAHSTGSLPKLLAKLGRYDLIIVDEVGYIPIEAEAANLFFQLVSTRYEKASLIMTSNLPFSRWGECFGDATIAAAMIDRIVHHAEIFTHKGNSFRITGHEDILPSIAAEREHQIN from the coding sequence ATGAGCGCCATCAATTACAAGCAAATCGATGCCGAGCTAGCCCACATCGCCACAGTGCTCAAAGCCCCACGCATCCGCAGCACCTACCATGACACGGCCGAACAAGCCCGTGACGGTGGGTGGACCTATGAAGAGTACCTAGCCGCTGTCTTGTCTGTTGAGGCTTCAGCCCGTCAGGCATCAGGGGCGCAGGCACGGATTAAGCGTGCAGGCTTTCCCCACATCAAGACTATTGAAGACTTTGACTTTATGGTTCAGCCAGCCATCGACCGGGCCAAAATCGCCCGGTTGGAGACATCTGCGTGGATTGCTCAAGGCTGCAATGTCATCTTCCTCGGCCCACCCGGGACAGGGAAAACCCACCTGGCCATCGGGCTAGGGGTCATCGCTGCACGGCACGGCCACCGAGTCCTGTTCGATACCGCAGCCGGCTGGGTGCAGCAACTCACCCACGCCCACTCCACAGGTAGTCTGCCGAAACTCTTAGCCAAGCTGGGCCGTTATGACCTCATCATCGTCGACGAGGTGGGCTACATCCCCATAGAAGCCGAAGCCGCCAACCTGTTCTTCCAGCTAGTGTCGACCAGATACGAGAAAGCCTCGCTCATCATGACATCTAACCTGCCGTTTTCCAGGTGGGGTGAATGCTTCGGTGACGCGACTATCGCAGCGGCAATGATTGACCGAATAGTCCACCACGCGGAAATCTTCACCCACAAAGGAAACAGCTTCCGCATCACAGGACATGAAGACATACTCCCCTCGATCGCCGCCGAGCGAGAACACCAGATAAACTAA